CGCCCCTCGTCCTGCGCGGTCAGCAGCAGAGCGGCCAGGATGTCCACCTTCACGATGCTGGCGGTGTCGAAGGTCTGCCCGGCGGCGCTCTCGTACGCCCCGCCCGCACCGCTCTCCGTGTCGAGCACGGCCACCGAGAGCCGCGCGTCCCCGGCCACCGGCCGGACGGCCGCCGCCACAGTCGCGTCGTAGTCCACTTCGAGCTCCTCGCTCGCCGTCGCGGAAGGTGTACCGGCCCCGGTGGACGGCTCCCGCGACGAGGCCGAGGCTACCGATGCCGCTGGGGCGTCCGCGCCGTCCGCCGCGTGGCTCGTCAGATACGCGCCGCCCGCAGCCGTACCGGCCAGCACGACGATCGCGGTCACCGAGGCGGACATCACTGACCTGCGTATTCTCAGACGGGGCATGGCCGCACGCTAGGAAGCGCGACTGAGAGGAGCCTGTGGCGAACCTGTCGTCCCGGTGAGAAAACGGACCCACTACGCTCGTCCCGTGGAGCTCAAGAACATCCCGGACCCCGGTTTCTCCGACGACGACGGCACCGCCGCCCCCGAGCTGACGGCGGCGCTCACCGCGTGGTCCGAGGACAGGTCGGCCGTCGGACCGGTGCTCGCCGCCCTCCGCGACGCCCGGCTCCTGGTGCCCGTCGTCGCCGTCCTCGGCGAGGTCGAGGAGGACGAGAACGGGCTGCGCCGCGAGAAGACCAGCGACATGGCCGTCCCCACCCTCACGGCGGGGAACCGGCGCGCGCTGCCCGCCTTCACCTCCACCGCCTCCCTGGCCCTCTGGGACCCGCAGGCCCGCCCCGTCGCCGTACCCCTGCACCAGGCGCTGCAGGCAGCCGCGCACGAGAAGGCGGACACGATCGTGCTGGACCTCGCCGGTCCCGTCGCCTTCGAGCTGTCCGGCTCCGCCCTGCGCGCCCTCGCCGAGGGCCGGACCGGTGCCGGCCCGCTGGACGACCCCGCCGTCGTCACGGCCGTACGGGACGTCGTCGCGGCCGAGCCCGCCGTGCTCCGCGCCCACCTGGGCCCCGGGAAAGCCGACGGCACCCTCGCGCTCGTCCTCGCCCCGGGAGCGGTCCCCGCGGAGGCGGCACGACGGGTGGTCTCCGCGCTGTCCGCCAGCGAGGTGCTGCGCGCCCGGCTCGTACGCGGCCTCGACCTCGCCCTGCTGCCGGCCGACGCGCCCACCCCGGGCGAGGCACTCTTCACCCGCTGACCGCTGTGTTGGGGCGCCTGGGGCATGTGGGACCCTGCTGGGGCTCAGTGTGACGCTTCATCAGGGGGGAACCTTGAACTCGGACAATCCGGCGCCGGACGGCGGGAGGCCGCGCAGTCTGCTCCGCCGAGTGGGCATCGTGGCGATCCCGGTGGGCATCGTCGCGGGCGTCGTCGCCCTGGTGGCCGCCCTCCTGGATTCGGAGGGCTATCTGCCGGGTGGCGCGATGGTCCGCAGTTGGGAGGCCCCGCGGGATCTGAACGCCGCTGACCACGGCAACGGCGGATGGCTGGTGGGCGACACCGTGATCCGTACCCGCTTCGACGCGGTGACCGGCTTCGGCGCGGCCGACGGCAAGCAGCGCTGGGAGTACGTCGTACCCGGCCGTGCCGAGATATGCGCCGTCAGTACCACCGCGGCGGACGGGGTCGGTCTGATCGCCTACGGCGAGGACGGTGACCTGGAGAAGGGCGGCGGCTGCGTCACCGCGGCCGCGATCGACCTGCGGACCGGGGACGAACTGTGGCACACCCCGGTCGCCGCGGACGCGGACGTCCTCCAGGAGCAGCCGGACCTGGTCGCGGTGGGTGGCGGACTCGCCGTACTGCGCGACGGCGACCCGCACTGGACGTACCCCGACGACGTGTACAACGACCCGGGGGAGCGGCTGGCGGGCGACGAGGCGTTGCGGGCCGTCGACGCCCGTACCGGCGCGGCGCGGTGGAAGGCGGCCGTGCCCGAGGGCTGCGTGCCGTACCGCGCTTCGGCGTCGGACACCCAGGTCCTCGCCGTACTGGCCTGCGACCGGACGGACCTGGAACTGGCCGCCTTCGGCCCGGCGGACGGTGCGCTGCGCTGGCGGGTGCCGCTCGACGCGCGGCGCAGTGTCGCCGTCGACGCGGAGGTGTCCGTCCTCTCCGCGGACCCCCCGGTCGTGCAGGTCGCGGAGCGGACGGACCGCGGGGTGCACGCCTTCCTCTCCTTCACGGCGGAGGGTGCGCCGCGAGGGCGGATCGAGTTCGACGGAGCCTACGGCGAGATATCCGCGGACGCGTCGCGCGCGAAGGTCGCGGTGAGTGACGGCAGGCTCTTCGCGGTCGCCGCGTACCCGTACAAGAGCTTCACCTACGACCAGCTGGTCGCCTTCGACCTGAAGAGCGGCGACGAGGTGTGGCGCGCGAAGCCGGGGAAGCGCGATTTCTCCGGACTGTACGTGGGGGACGGCCGGGTCACCGCGGTCTCCGACCCCAACGAGAAGGGCACCTCCGACGACGACCTGCACGTCTTCGACGCGAGGACCGGCGACGAGAAGGACGACCGTTCGTTCCGCGAGGACGTGGACGACGACAGCAACGAGCTCGCCGACGTGTACATGTACAGAGGGCTGCTGATCCTCGCGCGCTGGGGCGACGCGGTGCACCCGCTGACCGCGTACAGGGAGTGGTGAGCGGCCCGGAGTGACCGGGCGCCGGACAGCACGGAGCCCGCCGTCCCCGGAGGGGAGGCGGGCTCCGCGACGTGGTTCCGGCAGCTGCCCAAGGGCTGTTCCGAAAGTAGCGCCGTCCGTCCGGAGGGCGGGTCCGGCGGTTTCCGGTGCGGGTGATCGTACGGCGGAGGGTCGCCCCGTTACTGGATGTGTCGGGGCGATCCCGACAACGCGGCGCGCGTGTGTGTCAGGTGTCGCCGGGCAGTCGGGACTTTCGCGACAGGCTTCAGCCGTAGACGGGACCGGTGTACTTCTCGCCCGGGCCGGTGCCCGGCTCGTCCGGGACGAGCGAGGCCTCGCGGAAGGCGAGCTGGAGCGACTTCAGCCCGTCCCGCAGCGGCGAGGCGTGGAAGGTGCTGATCTCGGTCGTGCTGGCGTCCAGCAGGCCGGCGAGGGCGTGCACGAGCTTGCGGGCCTCGTCGAGGTCCTTGTGCTCTTCGCCTTCCTCGGTCAGGCCGAGCTTCACGGCGGCGGCGCTCATCAGGTTGACCGCGACGGTCACGATCACCTCGACGGCCGGAACCTCCGCGATGTCGCGGGCCATGTCGTCGAAGCCGGGGTTCTCAGTGCTGGGGGCGTCACTCATGTCCCACACGATACGGCGGGTCCCACACGTTCCCGCGCGTGGGAGCGCGGTCCGGGCGGCCGGGGGGCGGTGCGGCATCCGGTTTACGTTTTCGACCGGCGGCTGCTAACCTTGTGTAACGACCGGCCGGACACCTATGTGCTCGGCCCACAAGTGGAGGCTCCGATCTCCCACCCGGTCGCCCTCAGGGCGGCGGGTCACCGGTCAGGCGGCCACCATCGTTCCGTACGGACGATGGAGCCGTCCGATGCGCCCCGCGGATTTCACGCGGCGGTGTTCCGGTATTTCCAGGAGCCCCGCCTGTGTCCCGTCCGGGGCATTTTTCGTGTCCCGGCGCGGTTGGTCTCTCGAAAACAGACGTTACGTGGCTGTCTGCCAGGCAGTCGCGTGGTGCTACCTAGGAGGATCCATCAGCGCCGAGCCCCGCATCAACGACAGGATTCGCGTTCCCGAGGTGCGACTTGTCGGACCCAGCGGCGAGCAGGTCGGGATTGTTCCGCTTGCCAAGGCCCTGGAGCTCGCACAGGAGTACGACCTCGACCTGGTCGAGGTGGCGGCGACCGCCCGCCCGCCCGTGTGCAAGCTCATGGACTACGGGAAGTTCAAGTACGAGTCGGCCATGAAGGCCCGTGAGGCGCGCAAGAACCAGGCGCACACGGTCATCAAGGAGATGAAGCTCCGGCCGAAGATCGACCCGCACGACTATGACACCAAGAAGGGTCACGTCGTCCGGTTCCTGAAGCAGGGCGACAAGGTCAAGATCACGATCATGTTCCGTGGTCGTGAGCAGTCCCGCCCGGAGCTCGGTTTCCGCCTGCTCCAGCGTCTTGCTTCGGACGTCGAGGAACTCGGCTTCATCGAGTCCAACCCCAAGCAGGACGGCCGGAACATGATCATGGTTCTGGGCCCGCACAAGAAGAAGACCGAAGCCATGGCGGAGGCCCGCGAGGCGCAGGCCGCCCGCAAGGCCGAGCGCCAGGGAAGCACTCAGGACGTCGAGTCCGAGGACGCGTCCGAGGCGCAGGCCGAGGCACCCGTCGAGGCTTCGGCCGAGACACCTTCCGAGTCGTGACCTCGGGGCCGCCATCCAGGTGGCCCCCGGTCCTCCCGGATTCCACAGAGATCTGACGCCCCTGATCACGCGGTGCCCGCACCGTGAGGGGCGCCACTGACGAGGAGATAACGGCGCGATGCCGAAGAACAAGACGCACAGCGGTACCAGCAAGCGCTTCAAGATCACCGGCTCCGGCAAGGTGCTCCGCGAGAAGGCGGGCAAGCGCCACCTCCTGGAGCACAAGTCGTCCAAGAAGACCCGCTCGCTGACCGGCACGGTCGTCGTGGCTCCGGCCGACGCCAAGAAGATCAAGAAGCTTCTCGGCAAGTGAGGTCAGGCCCCCGGTGAATCCGGGAGGCCGACCTCGATCAAACCGGGACCAATTCGTTTCCGGGCTGGGTGCGTCGAAACCGTAACCACCAGCCCCGCTGCAAGGAGTTAAAAGTGGCACGCGTCAAGCGGGCAGTAAACGCCCACAAGAAGCGCCGGGCGATCCTCGAGGCCGCCAGCGGTTACCGCGGTCAGCGTTCGCGCCTGTACCGCAAGGCCAAGGAGCAGGTCACCCACTCCCTGGTCTACAACTACAACGACCGCAAGAAGCGCAAGGGCGACTTCCGTCAGCTCTGGATCCAGCGCATCAACGCCGCTGCCCGCCAGAACGGCATGACGTACAACCGCCTCATCCAGGGTCTGAAGGCCGCCAACATCGAGGTGGACCGCAAGATCCTCGCCGAGCTCGCGGTCAACGACGCCAACGCGTTCGCCGCCCTCATCGAGGTCGCGAAGAAGGCCCTTCCGGCCGACGTGAACGCCCCCAAGGCCGCCTGACCCAGGCGTACTTGAAGGTGCTTGACCCGGACCCGCAGGCGCTCGTCGCCTGCGGGTCCGGTGCGTCGCACGCCCTCCCGCGGCGCGTGACACCGATCCGCCGGACACCCGGGACCCCGCCGAACACCCCGAGTCCCGCCGGACACCCGAGTCCCGCCGCACGCAGAGAGGCCGCCGCCGACCATGGGCATCCCCGAACTGATCTCCCCGCGTTCGCCCCGCGTCGCCGCGGCCCGGAGGCTGGCCAAGCGGAACTTCCGCGTCAAGGAGCGCCGGTTCATCGCCGAGGGGCCGCAGGCCGTGCGCGAGGCCGCCGTGCACCGGGGCGTCGACGGCGAGCCGACCCTGATCGAGCTGTTCGCCACCGTCGAAGCAGCCGAGCGGTACACGGAGATCATCGACGCCGCCCACGCGGCCGGTGCCCGGGTGCACCTCGCCGACGCGGACGTGCTGGCCGACGTCTCCCAGACCGTCACCCCCCAGGGACTCATCGGCGTCTGCCGTTTCCTGGACTCGCCGTTCGAGGAGATCCTCGCCGCGAAGCCCCGCCTGGTGGCTGTACTGGCGAACGTCCGCGACCCCGGCAACGCCGGTACGGTGCTGCGCTGCGCCGACGCGGCGGGCGCGGACGCCGTGGTCCTCACCGACGCCTCGGTGGACCTGTACAACCCCAAGTCGGTGCGCGCGTCGGTCGGCTCGCACTTCCACCTGCCGGTCGCGATCGGCGTACCGGTGGAGCTGGCCGTGCAGGGGTTGCGGGATGCCGGAGCGCGGGTGCTGGCCGCGGACGGGGCCGGCACCGCCGACCTCGACGACGAACTCGACGCCGGCACCATGGGCGGCCCCACCGCCTGGGTCTTCGGCAACGAGGCCTGGGGCCTCCCCGAGGAGACCCGCGCCCTCGCCGACGCGGTGGTCCGGGTGCCCATCCACGGCAAGGCGGAGAGCCTCAACCTCGCCACGGCCGCCGCCGTCTGCCTCTACGCCTCCGCCCGCGCGCAGCGCCCCCGTACGACCTCCTGACCCCTCCCGGCCCGGATGCACCGGCCCGTGAGGCCGGGGCGCGCGGGTACCGCGGTACGGGCGGGACGCGCCGTGAGCCCGCGTGCGACCCGGCGTGAGCAGTCGTTCCCGCGCTCCTCGGGGCACGGCCGGTCCCCGCCGTGCGCCCCCGAGCGGAACGGTTTCGGCAGGTCCCGGCCGCGCCCGGGACCGTCTAGGCCGGGTGTCGGTGCGTCGCACGTCCCGCCTGTCCGGCGACGCCCGGCACGCACGCTCGCCGCATTGTCGGGATCACCCCGATACGCCCAGTGTCGGGGCGACCCTCCGCCGTGCGATCGCACGCACCGGACGCCGCCGGACCCGCCCTTTGGACGGACGGCGCCACTTTCGACACACGCCCTAGTAGGGTGACGGACTCGGGGCCCACTGCACCGGTTCGAGAGGTGGGGTACGGGAAAATGGCTGTCGGCATGAGCAGGCCGCGTCGGACGGGGACCGCCGTCGTCCGCCCCGGGGCGGACGAGTACGGAGCGGACGCTTCCGCTCCCTCGGACGTCCTCCTCGGTGTCGAGCCGGACGACCTGCCGGACGGACTGGTCGTCGCCGACCGCACCGGGCGCATCGTGTGCTTCAACGCCGCCGCGGTCCGGATCACCTCCGTCGCGCGGGAAGCCGCCCTCGGCCGCCACCTGGAACACGCGCTGCCCCTCGAAGACCTCAAGGGCCGCCGCTGGTGGACCCTGACCGACCCGTACGGCGGCCTCTCCACCCGCGTCGGCCAGCCCGAGCGCAACCTGCTGCTACCCGGCGGGCGCGAGGTCCTCGTCTCCGCGCGGTACGTCCGCGACCGCCCCACCGGGCCCGTCCGCCGGGTGGTCGTCCAGCTGCGCTCGACCGAGGCCCGCCGCCGTACCGAGCGCAGCCACTCCGACCTCATCGCCACCGTCGCCCACGAACTGCGCTCCCCGCTGACCTCGGTCAAGGGGTTCACCGCCACGCTGCTCGCCAAGTGGGAACGTTTCTCCGACGACCAGAAGCGGCTCATGCTGGAGACGGTCGACGCCGACGCCGGCCGCATCACCCGGCTCATCGCCGAACTGCTCGACATCTCCCGGATCGACTCCGGACGGCTGGAGCTGCGCCGCCAGCCCGTGGACATCCGCGCCGCCGTCGCCCGCCACGTCCAGGCCCTCGTCGCCAGCGGCCAGTCGCCCGACCGCTTCCTCGTCCGTACCGAGCAGCCCCTGCCCGATCTCTGGGCCGACCCCGACAAGATCGACCAGGTGCTGGGCAACCTGCTGGAAAACGCGGTGCGCCACGGCGAGGGAACTGTCACGATCGACATCGCACCCGCCCCGGCGGACAACGACGAGACAGGAACGGCGGTCACCGTGAGCGACGAAGGGCCCGGCATCCCCGAGGAGTCGATGGCCCGCGTCTTCACCCGTTTCTGGCGCGGCAGCAAGCGCGGCGGCACCGGCCTGGGCCTCTACATCGTCAAGGGCATCGTCGCCGCCCACGGCGGCACCATCACCGTCGACCGGGCGCCCGGCGGGGGCGCGGAGTTTCGATTTATCCTGCCCGTGAGCACCCCCGCGTACCTGCGCTGATCAGGATCGCGCGGAGGGATCGGGCGCCTTCGCACCGCGCGGTGGAAGGCCTCCGAGCAGCCCACGGGCTTCGTACCACCCCCACGGCCTTTAGACTCGACCTTTGGCACCTTTGCGTCCTCCTGCCGTCGAGCAGGGCCACGGGGGTCTCGGGGTGTCCCCCGATACGGGCAGTATCAGCCAATCGGAAGCACGGGAAGAGATGTCGGCACCGAACAAGTCGTACGACCCAGTCGAGGTCGAGGCACTGAAACCGGAAGAGATCGAGCGCATGCGGGACGAGGCGTTCGCCGCCTTCGCCGCCGCGGGCGACCTCGACGCGCTCGCCCAGGCGAAGACCGCGCACACCGGGGGTACCTCGCCGCTGTCGCTCGCCAACCGCGAGATCGGAGCCCTGCCGCCGCAGGCCAAGGCCGAGGCGGGCAAGCGCGTGGGCCAGGCCCGCGGCGCCGTCTCCAAGGCCCTGGCCGCGCGCCAGGCCGAGCTGGAGGCCGAGCGCGACGCCCGGGTGCTCGTCGAGGAGGCCGTGGACGTCACGCTGCCCTACGACCGCACCCCGGCCGGCGCCCGCCACCCGCTGACGACCCTCATGGAGCGCGTCGCGGACGTCTTCGTGGCCATGGGCTACGAGATCGCGGAGGGCCCCGAGGTCGAGGCGGAGTGGTTCAACTTCGACGCCCTCAACTTCGTGCCCGACCACCCGGCGCGCCAGATGCAGGACACCTTCTTCGTCCGCGGCACGACGGCCGACGGCCGTCCCACCGAGGGCGACGAGTCCGGCGTGGTGCTGCGTACCCACACCTCGCCCGTCCAGGCGCGCTCGCTGCTCAGCCGCAAGCCCCCCGTCTACGTGGTCTGCCCCGGCCGGGTCTACCGCACCGACGAGCTCGACGCCACGCACACCCCGGTCTTCCACCAGATCGAGCTGCTCGCGATCGACGAGGGCCTCACCATGGCCGACCTCAAGGGCACCCTGGACCACATGGTGCAGGCGCTCTTCGGTGCGGACATGAAGACCCGGCTGCGGCCGAACTACTTCCCGTTCACCGAGCCGTCCGCCGAGATGGACATGGTCTGTTTCGTCTGCCGCGGCGAATCCGTGGGCAACCCCGACCGCCCCTGCCGCACCTGCGGCAGCGAGGGCTGGATCGAGCTGGGCGGCTGCGGCATGGTCAACCCGAAGGTGCTCGTCGCCTGCGGTGTCGACCCCGAGAAGTACAGCGGATTCGCCTTCGGGTTCGGCATCGAACGGATGCTGATGTTCCGCCACAACGTCGAAGACATGCGAGACCTGGTCGAGGGTGACATCCGGTTCACCCGACCGTTCGGGATGGAGATCTGATGCGCGTCCCGCTTTCCTGGCTGCGGGAATACGTCGACCTGCCGGCTTCCGAGACCGGCCGTGACGTGCAGGCCAAGCTCGTCGACGCCGGCTTCGAGGTCGAGGCCGTCGAGCAGACCGGCGCCGGC
The DNA window shown above is from Streptomyces sp. NBC_00247 and carries:
- a CDS encoding DUF1844 domain-containing protein; the protein is MSDAPSTENPGFDDMARDIAEVPAVEVIVTVAVNLMSAAAVKLGLTEEGEEHKDLDEARKLVHALAGLLDASTTEISTFHASPLRDGLKSLQLAFREASLVPDEPGTGPGEKYTGPVYG
- a CDS encoding TrmH family RNA methyltransferase, yielding MGIPELISPRSPRVAAARRLAKRNFRVKERRFIAEGPQAVREAAVHRGVDGEPTLIELFATVEAAERYTEIIDAAHAAGARVHLADADVLADVSQTVTPQGLIGVCRFLDSPFEEILAAKPRLVAVLANVRDPGNAGTVLRCADAAGADAVVLTDASVDLYNPKSVRASVGSHFHLPVAIGVPVELAVQGLRDAGARVLAADGAGTADLDDELDAGTMGGPTAWVFGNEAWGLPEETRALADAVVRVPIHGKAESLNLATAAAVCLYASARAQRPRTTS
- a CDS encoding outer membrane protein assembly factor BamB family protein, whose protein sequence is MNSDNPAPDGGRPRSLLRRVGIVAIPVGIVAGVVALVAALLDSEGYLPGGAMVRSWEAPRDLNAADHGNGGWLVGDTVIRTRFDAVTGFGAADGKQRWEYVVPGRAEICAVSTTAADGVGLIAYGEDGDLEKGGGCVTAAAIDLRTGDELWHTPVAADADVLQEQPDLVAVGGGLAVLRDGDPHWTYPDDVYNDPGERLAGDEALRAVDARTGAARWKAAVPEGCVPYRASASDTQVLAVLACDRTDLELAAFGPADGALRWRVPLDARRSVAVDAEVSVLSADPPVVQVAERTDRGVHAFLSFTAEGAPRGRIEFDGAYGEISADASRAKVAVSDGRLFAVAAYPYKSFTYDQLVAFDLKSGDEVWRAKPGKRDFSGLYVGDGRVTAVSDPNEKGTSDDDLHVFDARTGDEKDDRSFREDVDDDSNELADVYMYRGLLILARWGDAVHPLTAYREW
- the rplT gene encoding 50S ribosomal protein L20 — encoded protein: MARVKRAVNAHKKRRAILEAASGYRGQRSRLYRKAKEQVTHSLVYNYNDRKKRKGDFRQLWIQRINAAARQNGMTYNRLIQGLKAANIEVDRKILAELAVNDANAFAALIEVAKKALPADVNAPKAA
- the infC gene encoding translation initiation factor IF-3: MAVCQAVAWCYLGGSISAEPRINDRIRVPEVRLVGPSGEQVGIVPLAKALELAQEYDLDLVEVAATARPPVCKLMDYGKFKYESAMKAREARKNQAHTVIKEMKLRPKIDPHDYDTKKGHVVRFLKQGDKVKITIMFRGREQSRPELGFRLLQRLASDVEELGFIESNPKQDGRNMIMVLGPHKKKTEAMAEAREAQAARKAERQGSTQDVESEDASEAQAEAPVEASAETPSES
- the rpmI gene encoding 50S ribosomal protein L35, whose amino-acid sequence is MPKNKTHSGTSKRFKITGSGKVLREKAGKRHLLEHKSSKKTRSLTGTVVVAPADAKKIKKLLGK
- a CDS encoding SseB family protein yields the protein MELKNIPDPGFSDDDGTAAPELTAALTAWSEDRSAVGPVLAALRDARLLVPVVAVLGEVEEDENGLRREKTSDMAVPTLTAGNRRALPAFTSTASLALWDPQARPVAVPLHQALQAAAHEKADTIVLDLAGPVAFELSGSALRALAEGRTGAGPLDDPAVVTAVRDVVAAEPAVLRAHLGPGKADGTLALVLAPGAVPAEAARRVVSALSASEVLRARLVRGLDLALLPADAPTPGEALFTR
- the pheS gene encoding phenylalanine--tRNA ligase subunit alpha gives rise to the protein MSAPNKSYDPVEVEALKPEEIERMRDEAFAAFAAAGDLDALAQAKTAHTGGTSPLSLANREIGALPPQAKAEAGKRVGQARGAVSKALAARQAELEAERDARVLVEEAVDVTLPYDRTPAGARHPLTTLMERVADVFVAMGYEIAEGPEVEAEWFNFDALNFVPDHPARQMQDTFFVRGTTADGRPTEGDESGVVLRTHTSPVQARSLLSRKPPVYVVCPGRVYRTDELDATHTPVFHQIELLAIDEGLTMADLKGTLDHMVQALFGADMKTRLRPNYFPFTEPSAEMDMVCFVCRGESVGNPDRPCRTCGSEGWIELGGCGMVNPKVLVACGVDPEKYSGFAFGFGIERMLMFRHNVEDMRDLVEGDIRFTRPFGMEI
- a CDS encoding sensor histidine kinase, whose amino-acid sequence is MAVGMSRPRRTGTAVVRPGADEYGADASAPSDVLLGVEPDDLPDGLVVADRTGRIVCFNAAAVRITSVAREAALGRHLEHALPLEDLKGRRWWTLTDPYGGLSTRVGQPERNLLLPGGREVLVSARYVRDRPTGPVRRVVVQLRSTEARRRTERSHSDLIATVAHELRSPLTSVKGFTATLLAKWERFSDDQKRLMLETVDADAGRITRLIAELLDISRIDSGRLELRRQPVDIRAAVARHVQALVASGQSPDRFLVRTEQPLPDLWADPDKIDQVLGNLLENAVRHGEGTVTIDIAPAPADNDETGTAVTVSDEGPGIPEESMARVFTRFWRGSKRGGTGLGLYIVKGIVAAHGGTITVDRAPGGGAEFRFILPVSTPAYLR